Proteins encoded together in one Microcaecilia unicolor chromosome 3, aMicUni1.1, whole genome shotgun sequence window:
- the TNNI3 gene encoding troponin I, cardiac muscle: protein MADEEEVTYEEEEEYVEEEEEEIVEEEPEPPKPAPPPVAPPPIRRRSSANYRSYATEPTEKRKPKISASRKLQLKTLMLQIAKNELDREEEERAQEKERFLAENCERLQLSGLSLSKLQELCRQLHSQVDIVDEARYDMEAKVNKSITEIEDLKQKIFDLRGKFKRPQLRRVRLSADAMMRALLGTKHKVSTDLRANLKQVKVVKKEDGEKDIREVGDWRKNVDALSGMEGRKKKFETPGTGQA, encoded by the exons ATGGCTGATGA ggAAGAAGTGACT tatgaggaggaggaggagtatgtggaggaggaagaggaagagattgtGGAAGAAGAACCAGAGCCACCTAAGCCGGCTCCCCCTCCGGTGGCACCGCCCCCCATTCGCAGGCGTTCATCTGCCAATTACCGCTCCTATGCCACAGAACCCACAGAGAAG AGGAAACCCAAGATTTCTGCCTCCAGGAAACTCCAACTTAAG ACACTGATGCTGCAGATCGCAAAGAATGAGCTGgacagagaggaggaagagagagcccaGGAGAAGGAACGCTTCCTGGCGGAGAACTGCGAAAGACTGCAGCTGTCCGGACTGTCTCTCTCCAAGCTGCAG gagctcTGTAGGCAGCTGCATTCCCAAGTTGACATCGTGGACGAGGCGAGATATGACATGGAGGCAAAAGTAAACAAAAGCATCACTGAG ATCGAGGACTTGAAGCAGAAAATTTTTGACCTACGGGGCAAATTCAAGCGCCCCCAGCTGCGGCGAGTCCGGCTGTCCGCTGATGCCATGATGCGGGCCTTGCTTGGCACCAAGCACAAAGTGTCTACGGATCTGAGAGCCAACCTCAAGCAAGTCAAGGTGGTGAAAAAAGAAGACGGGGAAAAg GATATTCGTGAGGTGGGAGACTGGAGGAAAAACGTTGATGCCCTGAGTGGCATGGAGGGCAGGAAAAAGAAATTTGAGACTCCAGGCACCGGACAAGCTTGA